One genomic window of Streptomonospora nanhaiensis includes the following:
- a CDS encoding mannose-1-phosphate guanyltransferase → MKAVVMAGGEGTRLRPMTANQPKPLLPVVNRPIMEHVLRLLKRHGFVDTVVTVQFLATLIRNYFGDGEELGMNLHYVAEEVPLGTAGSVKNAEEHLKGEPFIVISGDALTDIDLTDMVRFHRENGAKVTIGLKRVANPLEFGIIIVDEQGRIQRFLEKPTWGQVFSDTVNTGIYIMEPEVLDEVAAGEVVDWSSDVFPKLLKDGAPLYGYIADGYWEDVGTHESYLSAQADVLSGKVDVEIDGFEVSPGVWMAEGAEVDPEAVLKGPLYIGDYAKVEAGAELREFTVLGSNVVVRSEAFLHRSVVHDNVYIGSSTNLRGCVIGKNTDVMPSARIEEGAIVGEECVIESEAFVSNDVKVYPFKTIEAGAVVNTNVIWESRGQRSLFGPRGVSGLINVEITPELAVRLASAYATTLKKGSVVTTSRDVSRAARALKRAVISALTASAIDVRDLEVVPLPVARYHTSQSGVAGGISLRTSPGDPQSVDLIFFDERGADLSPAAQRKLERVFSRAEYRRAFPGEIAELSFPSRGVENYAHELLRLVDTSGVEEAGLKVVVDCAGGTGSLILPSLLGRLGVEVLTVNNRLDEASPTDTLAKQMRDLQHLGELVSSSNADFGVRFDPVAERLSLVDENGELVDNERALLVVLDLIAAERKGGRVALPVTTTRVAGQVAGYHGVQVQWTPTAVDELAKAAQADDIVFASDGRGGYVVPEFSRTADGIAAFVRLLGLVARTRLSLSQIDRRIPQAHLLRRSVPTPWAVKGSVMRAVVEAAGDREVDTTDGVRVIESNGAWALVLPDTSEAVTHLWAEGPDTDTAQRLLDEWAEVVERAEG, encoded by the coding sequence ATGAAGGCCGTCGTCATGGCCGGAGGGGAAGGCACCCGCCTTCGGCCCATGACCGCCAACCAGCCCAAACCGCTGCTCCCCGTCGTCAACCGCCCCATCATGGAGCACGTGCTGCGCCTGCTCAAGCGCCACGGGTTCGTCGACACCGTCGTGACCGTGCAGTTCCTCGCCACGCTGATCCGCAACTACTTCGGCGACGGCGAGGAACTCGGCATGAACCTGCACTACGTGGCCGAGGAGGTGCCCCTGGGCACCGCCGGCAGCGTGAAGAACGCCGAGGAGCACCTGAAGGGTGAGCCGTTCATCGTCATCTCCGGCGACGCGCTCACCGACATCGACCTGACCGACATGGTGCGCTTCCACCGCGAGAACGGCGCCAAGGTCACCATCGGGCTCAAGCGGGTCGCCAACCCGCTGGAGTTCGGCATCATCATCGTCGACGAGCAGGGCCGGATCCAGCGGTTCCTGGAGAAGCCGACCTGGGGGCAGGTCTTCTCCGACACCGTCAACACCGGCATCTACATCATGGAGCCCGAGGTCCTCGACGAGGTCGCCGCCGGCGAGGTCGTCGACTGGTCCAGCGACGTCTTCCCCAAGCTGCTCAAGGACGGCGCGCCCCTCTACGGCTACATCGCCGACGGCTACTGGGAGGACGTCGGCACCCACGAGAGCTACCTCAGCGCCCAGGCCGACGTGCTCTCGGGCAAGGTCGACGTCGAGATCGACGGCTTCGAGGTCTCCCCCGGCGTGTGGATGGCCGAGGGCGCCGAGGTCGACCCCGAGGCCGTCCTCAAGGGCCCGCTCTACATCGGCGACTACGCCAAGGTCGAGGCCGGCGCCGAGCTGCGCGAGTTCACCGTGCTGGGCAGCAACGTGGTCGTGCGCTCCGAGGCGTTCCTGCACCGCTCGGTGGTCCACGACAACGTCTACATCGGCTCCAGCACCAACCTGCGGGGCTGCGTCATCGGCAAGAACACCGACGTCATGCCCAGCGCCCGGATCGAGGAGGGCGCGATCGTCGGTGAGGAGTGCGTCATCGAGTCCGAGGCGTTCGTCTCCAACGACGTCAAGGTCTACCCCTTCAAGACCATCGAGGCCGGCGCGGTCGTCAACACCAACGTCATCTGGGAGTCGCGCGGGCAGCGCTCGCTGTTCGGCCCCCGCGGGGTGTCGGGGCTGATCAACGTCGAGATCACCCCAGAACTCGCGGTGCGGCTGGCCAGCGCGTATGCCACCACCCTGAAGAAGGGGTCGGTCGTCACCACCTCCCGCGACGTGTCGCGGGCGGCGCGGGCGCTCAAGCGCGCGGTCATCAGCGCGCTCACCGCCAGCGCCATCGACGTGCGAGACCTGGAGGTCGTGCCGCTGCCGGTGGCGCGCTACCACACCTCCCAGAGCGGGGTCGCCGGCGGCATCAGCCTGCGCACCTCGCCGGGCGACCCCCAGTCGGTCGACCTCATCTTCTTCGACGAGCGGGGCGCCGACCTCTCGCCGGCCGCGCAGCGCAAGCTGGAGCGCGTGTTCAGCCGGGCCGAGTACCGCCGCGCCTTCCCGGGCGAGATCGCCGAGCTGTCGTTCCCCTCGCGCGGGGTGGAGAACTACGCCCACGAGCTGCTGCGGCTGGTCGACACCTCCGGGGTCGAGGAGGCCGGGCTCAAGGTCGTGGTCGACTGCGCCGGGGGCACGGGCTCGCTGATCCTGCCCTCCCTGCTGGGGCGGCTGGGGGTCGAGGTGCTGACCGTCAACAACCGCCTTGACGAGGCGTCGCCCACCGACACCCTCGCCAAGCAGATGCGCGACCTCCAGCACCTGGGCGAGCTGGTGTCCTCGTCCAACGCCGACTTCGGCGTGCGCTTCGACCCGGTGGCCGAGCGGCTGTCGCTGGTCGACGAGAACGGCGAGCTGGTCGACAACGAGCGCGCCCTGCTGGTCGTGCTCGACCTCATCGCCGCCGAGCGCAAGGGCGGCCGGGTGGCGCTTCCTGTCACCACCACGCGCGTGGCCGGGCAGGTCGCCGGCTACCACGGCGTGCAGGTGCAGTGGACCCCCACCGCCGTCGACGAGCTGGCCAAGGCCGCCCAGGCCGACGACATCGTCTTCGCCTCCGACGGGCGCGGCGGGTACGTGGTGCCGGAGTTCTCCCGCACCGCCGACGGCATCGCCGCGTTCGTCCGGCTGCTGGGGCTGGTGGCCCGCACCCGGCTGTCGCTCAGCCAGATCGACCGCCGCATCCCGCAGGCGCACCTGCTGCGCCGCTCGGTGCCCACCCCGTGGGCCGTCAAGGGCAGTGTGATGCGGGCCGTGGTGGAGGCCGCCGGCGACCGCGAGGTCGACACCACCGACGGAGTGCGGGTGATCGAGTCCAACGGCGCCTGGGCGCTGGTGCTGCCCGACACCTCCGAGGCGGTCACGCACCTGTGGGCCGAGGGCCCCGACACCGACACCGCCCAGCGGCTGCTGGACGAGTGGGCCGAGGTCGTGGAGCGGGCGGAAGGCTGA
- a CDS encoding CDP-alcohol phosphatidyltransferase family protein, with amino-acid sequence MLRLIGVPVFLWLVLVPQADWWALGVLAFAGVSDWLDGKIARAWNQTSRLGTVLDPMADRLYIFAALLGLVVRGIVPWWLMAVLVLRDALIVLALPVMRYYGYGTLPVNFAGKAATLCLLYSFPLLFVAGYAGIVGDVARIMGWAFAIWGTAIYWWAGLLYAIQATRLIAESRRADGATGDDSVSGVAATTSDRATDSERPAD; translated from the coding sequence ATGCTCCGCCTCATCGGCGTCCCGGTCTTTCTGTGGCTGGTGCTGGTTCCCCAGGCCGACTGGTGGGCCCTGGGGGTGCTGGCCTTCGCCGGGGTCTCCGACTGGCTCGACGGCAAGATCGCCCGCGCCTGGAACCAGACCAGCCGGCTGGGCACCGTGCTCGACCCCATGGCCGACCGCCTCTACATCTTCGCCGCGCTGTTGGGCCTGGTGGTGCGCGGCATCGTGCCGTGGTGGCTGATGGCGGTGCTGGTGCTGCGCGACGCGCTGATCGTGCTGGCGCTGCCCGTCATGCGCTACTACGGCTACGGCACCCTGCCGGTGAACTTCGCCGGCAAGGCCGCCACGCTGTGCCTTCTCTACTCCTTCCCGCTCCTGTTCGTCGCCGGTTATGCCGGAATCGTCGGTGATGTGGCGCGGATTATGGGTTGGGCGTTCGCCATCTGGGGAACGGCTATCTACTGGTGGGCCGGACTGCTCTACGCGATACAGGCGACACGACTGATCGCGGAGTCGCGACGGGCCGACGGCGCAACGGGTGACGATTCCGTTTCCGGGGTAGCGGCCACGACCAGCGACAGAGCGACCGACTCCGAGCGGCCCGCCGACTAG
- the thyX gene encoding FAD-dependent thymidylate synthase — MKSVEPEVHLIARPQLDYDEIARYLADVGGQSWLERLDRGELDTPLNDPQNLAEFAGRLCYRSWEPGLNPNVTRIRTDQDAYLGNILASMHGSVLEHVSFSFVLHNVSRVLTHELVRHRPGTAVSQESLRFVRLTDIPFWFPEWAKDDPELMKRATEMLDQMERFQLWMAEHFGLDEEGVAFAEKKHRTSFMRRFAPEGVATGLVWTANVRTLRHTIEARTAPGAEEEIRLLFGRIAEVLRAEAPALFGDYEVTDGAWVPAWRKV; from the coding sequence GTGAAGAGCGTCGAGCCCGAGGTCCACCTGATCGCCCGGCCGCAGCTGGACTACGACGAGATCGCCCGCTACCTCGCCGACGTCGGCGGCCAGAGCTGGCTGGAGCGGCTGGACCGCGGCGAGCTGGACACCCCGCTCAACGACCCGCAGAACCTCGCCGAGTTCGCCGGCCGGCTGTGCTACCGCTCCTGGGAGCCCGGGCTCAACCCCAACGTCACCCGCATCCGCACCGACCAGGACGCCTACCTCGGCAACATCCTGGCCAGCATGCACGGCTCGGTGCTGGAGCACGTCAGCTTCAGCTTCGTGCTGCACAACGTCAGCCGGGTCCTCACCCACGAACTCGTCCGCCACCGCCCCGGCACCGCCGTCTCCCAGGAGTCGCTGCGGTTCGTGCGGCTGACCGACATCCCGTTCTGGTTCCCCGAGTGGGCCAAGGACGACCCCGAGCTGATGAAGCGCGCCACCGAGATGCTGGACCAGATGGAGCGGTTCCAGCTGTGGATGGCCGAGCACTTCGGCCTGGACGAGGAGGGCGTGGCCTTCGCCGAGAAGAAGCACCGCACCTCGTTCATGCGGCGCTTCGCCCCCGAGGGGGTCGCCACCGGCCTGGTGTGGACCGCCAACGTGCGCACCCTGCGCCACACCATCGAGGCCCGCACCGCCCCCGGCGCCGAGGAGGAGATCCGGCTGCTCTTCGGCCGCATCGCCGAGGTCCTGCGCGCCGAGGCCCCGGCGCTGTTCGGCGACTACGAGGTCACCGACGGCGCGTGGGTGCCCGCCTGGCGCAAGGTCTGA
- a CDS encoding GPGG-motif small membrane protein: MGILLLILGIILIVAGVFALVRRQLLWGIVLIVLGVIVAPGQFYLG, translated from the coding sequence ATGGGTATTCTCTTGCTGATACTGGGGATCATCCTCATCGTCGCCGGCGTTTTCGCGCTGGTGCGCCGCCAGCTCCTCTGGGGCATCGTGCTGATCGTTCTCGGCGTGATCGTGGCGCCCGGGCAGTTCTACCTCGGTTGA
- a CDS encoding NAD-dependent epimerase/dehydratase family protein, with the protein MDVKPGRIVMTGAAGRIGSVLRAGLRADAEHLVLLDREPVEPEGDRESAARVDIGDRAALVEAFTGADAVLHLAAIPDEAPLDDLLDVNVRGTHNVLEAARRAGVPRVVLFSSNRVTGNYPIHHHVFPDEPPRPDGLYGVSKVAAEALGQLYADTFGLEVVALRVGSFAEEPTQTRHLATWLSPRDCVGFARAALTAPNVAFVAAYAVSGNARRFWDLSAGENELGYRPVDDAARFAGRFGDDDPFWHGGPQGGAFARPESVLPHLRE; encoded by the coding sequence ATGGACGTGAAACCGGGCAGGATCGTGATGACGGGAGCGGCGGGACGGATCGGCTCCGTCCTGCGCGCGGGGCTGCGCGCCGACGCCGAGCACCTCGTACTGCTCGACCGCGAACCGGTCGAGCCCGAGGGCGACCGCGAGAGCGCCGCCCGGGTCGACATCGGCGACCGGGCGGCGCTGGTCGAGGCGTTCACCGGCGCCGACGCCGTGCTCCACCTCGCCGCGATCCCCGACGAGGCGCCCTTGGACGACCTCCTCGACGTCAACGTGCGCGGCACCCACAACGTCCTGGAGGCCGCCCGCCGCGCCGGGGTGCCCCGCGTGGTGCTGTTCTCCAGCAACCGCGTCACCGGCAACTACCCCATCCACCACCACGTGTTCCCCGACGAGCCGCCGCGCCCCGACGGCCTCTACGGGGTCAGCAAGGTCGCCGCCGAGGCGCTGGGCCAGCTCTACGCCGACACCTTCGGCCTGGAGGTGGTGGCCCTGCGGGTGGGCTCCTTCGCGGAGGAGCCCACCCAGACCCGCCACCTCGCCACCTGGCTGAGCCCGCGCGACTGCGTCGGGTTCGCGCGGGCCGCGCTCACCGCGCCCAACGTGGCCTTCGTCGCCGCCTACGCGGTCTCGGGCAACGCCCGCCGCTTCTGGGACCTCAGCGCGGGCGAGAACGAGCTGGGCTACCGCCCGGTCGACGACGCCGCCCGCTTCGCCGGGCGGTTCGGCGACGACGACCCCTTCTGGCACGGAGGCCCGCAGGGCGGCGCGTTCGCCCGACCCGAGTCCGTGCTGCCTCACCTGCGGGAATAA